A region from the Vicia villosa cultivar HV-30 ecotype Madison, WI linkage group LG3, Vvil1.0, whole genome shotgun sequence genome encodes:
- the LOC131658931 gene encoding uncharacterized protein LOC131658931: MDCTPAQKVRYGTHMLAKEADDWWLETLARLEFSGEEVTWNVFRREFLRKYYPEDVRGKKEIEFLDLTQGNKSVTEYAAKFTELIKFYPHFDGEGAEFSKCIKFQNGLRSEIKKAVGYQKIRLFSDLVDSCRIFEEDSNAHHKMVSDRRGKNQ; encoded by the coding sequence atggattgcactcctgcTCAGAAGGTCAGATATGGCACTCATATGCTGGCtaaggaagctgatgattggtggttgGAGACGCTTGCTAGGTTGGAGTTTTCAGGTGAGGAAGTCACATGGAATGTGTTCCGTAGGGAATTTCTAAGGAAGTactatcctgaagatgttcggggtaagAAAGAGATAGAATTCCTAGATTTGACGCAAGGGAACAAGTCCGTGactgagtatgctgccaagttcacTGAGTTGATTAAGTTCTATCCTCACTTTGATGGCGAAGGTgctgaattttctaagtgcatcaaGTTTCAGAATGGATTACGCTCGGAGATCAAGAAGGCTGTTGGGTACCAAAAGATCCGTTTGTTTTCTGATTTGGTTGACAGTTGTAGGATCTTTGAGGAAGATAGTAATGCTCATCACAAGATGGTTAGTGATAGAAGGGGCAAGAATCAATAA